One window of Mucilaginibacter inviolabilis genomic DNA carries:
- a CDS encoding cupin domain-containing protein: MINTAFSKGECLDHYNWGDDCHGWTFIDTEALSVKQELMPPDTAEQLHYHEKATQVFFILKGRATFTIDGNVTELKPEQGIEILPGQKHFISNNDRSDLEFILYSYPSTNHDRVNI; encoded by the coding sequence ATGATTAATACAGCTTTTTCAAAGGGTGAATGTCTTGACCACTATAACTGGGGTGATGATTGCCATGGCTGGACTTTTATTGATACCGAAGCGTTGTCCGTTAAGCAGGAACTAATGCCACCGGATACTGCCGAGCAGTTGCATTACCACGAAAAGGCTACACAGGTATTCTTTATTTTAAAAGGTAGAGCTACATTCACTATCGACGGTAACGTTACGGAGCTAAAACCAGAGCAGGGAATAGAAATTTTACCTGGTCAAAAACACTTTATCAGCAATAATGACCGGAGCGATCTGGAATTTATTTTATATTCTTATCCATCAACCAATCATGACAGGGTTAACATTTAG
- the argC gene encoding N-acetyl-gamma-glutamyl-phosphate reductase: MTNIIENTDSSSSLTPPLGGRGAIRAGIIGGAGYTGGEMLRILINHPNVEIVFVNSNSNTGNYVYEVHTDLFGETNLRFTGELSFAIDVLFLCVGHGDAKKFLESTMIPDHIKIIDLSQDFRLSQGSKFKSKNFVYGLPELNREAIKTAANIANPGCFATCLQLGLLPLASKGLLNNDVHVAATTGSTGAGQSLAPTSHFTWRNDNLSVYKAFNHQHLNEIGQSLKQLQGDFNKAINFIPYRGDFTRGIIASIYTDSDLSEEKALELYKSYYEGHPFTHVTNRNIDLKQIVNTNKCFIQVTKHEGKLLIISILDNLLKGASGQAVQNMNLLFGLDERAGLRLKATAF; this comes from the coding sequence ATGACTAATATTATCGAAAATACAGATAGCTCTTCTTCGCTCACTCCCCCTTTAGGGGGCCGGGGGGCTATACGTGCGGGTATTATAGGTGGCGCAGGATACACTGGCGGCGAAATGCTGCGTATACTGATCAACCACCCCAATGTGGAGATAGTTTTTGTAAATAGCAATAGCAATACAGGCAATTACGTTTACGAAGTTCACACCGATCTTTTCGGCGAAACCAATCTTCGCTTTACCGGGGAATTATCATTTGCCATTGATGTGCTTTTCCTCTGTGTTGGTCATGGCGATGCTAAGAAGTTTTTAGAATCGACAATGATCCCTGATCATATCAAAATAATAGACCTGAGTCAGGATTTTAGATTAAGTCAAGGTTCAAAATTCAAAAGTAAAAACTTTGTTTACGGATTGCCGGAGTTAAATCGCGAAGCCATAAAAACTGCTGCTAACATTGCAAACCCTGGCTGTTTTGCTACCTGTTTGCAATTGGGCTTATTACCTTTAGCATCCAAAGGCTTATTAAACAACGATGTACATGTGGCGGCTACAACAGGATCAACAGGTGCAGGCCAAAGCTTAGCGCCTACATCTCACTTTACCTGGCGTAATGATAACCTGTCTGTTTACAAGGCATTTAATCATCAACACCTAAATGAGATAGGTCAGTCGTTAAAACAATTACAAGGCGATTTTAACAAAGCCATCAACTTTATACCTTATCGCGGCGATTTTACCCGTGGTATTATAGCTTCCATCTATACAGATAGCGATCTGAGTGAAGAAAAAGCATTGGAACTGTATAAAAGTTACTACGAAGGTCATCCTTTTACCCATGTAACCAATCGCAACATCGATCTGAAACAGATCGTGAATACCAACAAGTGCTTTATTCAAGTGACTAAACACGAGGGTAAACTATTAATCATCAGCATACTGGATAATTTACTTAAAGGCGCCTCTGGCCAGGCAGTACAAAACATGAATTTGTTATTTGGCTTAGATGAGCGCGCAGGGCTACGACTTAAGGCGACCGCTTTTTAA
- a CDS encoding aspartate aminotransferase family protein, translated as MNLFDVYPVNPINIVKGQGSLVYDNHGTEYLDMYGGHAVISIGHTHPHYVKRLEDQLHQLGFYSNSIEIPIQKELAAKLGKVSGKDDYQLFMCNSGAEANENALKLASFYNGKKKVIAFTKAFHGRTSLAVAVTDNPKIVAPINETDNVIFLPWTDEAALEQAFADHGNEISSVIIEGIQGVGGIQVAPESFLQKIRSLCDQHNAVFIADSVQCGYGRTGKFFSQDFSGINADIYSMAKGMGNGFPVGGIIISPKIQPAYGMLGTTFGGNHLACAAGLAVLEVIEQDNLLQNAATIGEYLIKELKKLEQVKEVRGRGLMIGIELPEELANARKDLLFKHHIFTGEAKPNVVRLLPALNLTKAHADRFLEAFVNVLNQ; from the coding sequence ATGAATCTATTCGACGTATATCCTGTTAACCCAATAAATATAGTAAAAGGCCAGGGCAGCCTGGTTTATGATAATCATGGTACTGAGTACCTGGATATGTACGGCGGTCATGCCGTAATATCTATCGGTCATACCCATCCACATTATGTAAAACGGTTGGAGGATCAGTTGCACCAGTTGGGTTTTTACTCTAACTCTATTGAGATCCCAATTCAAAAAGAACTGGCAGCCAAATTAGGCAAAGTATCAGGCAAAGATGACTATCAGCTATTTATGTGTAACTCTGGTGCCGAAGCCAATGAGAATGCTTTAAAACTGGCCTCATTTTATAATGGCAAGAAAAAAGTGATCGCCTTTACCAAAGCATTTCATGGTCGTACTTCTTTGGCAGTTGCTGTTACAGACAATCCTAAGATCGTTGCACCAATTAATGAAACAGATAACGTAATATTCTTACCATGGACCGATGAAGCTGCATTAGAACAAGCCTTTGCCGATCATGGAAATGAAATATCATCCGTTATTATCGAAGGTATACAAGGTGTTGGCGGTATACAGGTAGCTCCGGAAAGTTTCCTGCAAAAAATTCGCTCTTTGTGCGATCAGCATAATGCCGTTTTCATAGCTGATTCTGTTCAATGCGGTTACGGACGTACCGGTAAATTTTTCTCGCAGGATTTTTCTGGTATAAATGCCGATATCTATAGCATGGCTAAAGGTATGGGTAACGGTTTCCCTGTAGGCGGTATTATTATTTCACCCAAAATACAGCCAGCTTATGGTATGCTGGGCACTACTTTTGGCGGAAACCATCTGGCTTGTGCGGCTGGTTTAGCGGTATTGGAAGTAATAGAGCAGGACAACCTGCTGCAAAATGCGGCAACTATTGGCGAATACCTGATCAAAGAACTTAAGAAACTGGAACAGGTTAAAGAAGTTCGTGGCCGGGGTCTGATGATTGGTATTGAATTACCAGAGGAGTTGGCAAATGCACGCAAAGACCTTTTATTTAAACACCATATTTTTACAGGTGAAGCCAAACCAAACGTGGTAAGGTTACTACCTGCTTTAAATTTAACCAAAGCACACGCCGACAGATTTTTAGAGGCTTTTGTAAATGTTTTAAACCAATAA
- a CDS encoding N-acetylornithine carbamoyltransferase — MKLFSSVNDVADINALVKEALKLKQNPYANQDLGKNKTLALVFLNPSLRTRMSTQKAALNLGMNVMVLNIDKEGWALELRDGVIMDGSTVEHIREAAGVMGQYADIIGVRSFPGLRNREEDYSEMIFNKFVQFCKVPVVSLESATRHPLQSLADLITIEELKTTARPKVVLTWAPHIKPLPQAVPNSFAEWMCKAEVDFTIAQPKGYELCTDFTRGANIAYDQDEALKGADFIYVKNWSAYEPYGNILGKNEEWMLTNEKLKITNDAKVMHCLPVRRNLELSDEILDGPNSVVVHEAGNRVWAAQAVLKQMLESL; from the coding sequence ATGAAACTATTCTCTTCTGTAAATGATGTTGCTGATATCAATGCTCTCGTAAAAGAAGCTTTGAAGCTTAAACAAAATCCGTATGCTAATCAGGATCTGGGTAAAAACAAAACCCTGGCACTGGTATTTTTAAACCCAAGTTTGCGTACACGTATGAGTACCCAAAAAGCGGCTCTTAATTTAGGCATGAACGTAATGGTGCTTAATATCGATAAGGAAGGATGGGCTTTAGAACTCCGTGACGGCGTGATTATGGATGGCAGCACTGTAGAGCATATCCGCGAAGCCGCTGGCGTTATGGGGCAATATGCTGACATTATCGGCGTACGCTCGTTCCCTGGTTTAAGAAATCGTGAAGAGGATTATAGTGAGATGATATTCAATAAGTTCGTGCAGTTTTGTAAAGTGCCGGTGGTAAGTTTGGAGTCGGCTACACGCCACCCACTGCAAAGTTTAGCGGACCTCATCACCATCGAAGAATTGAAAACCACAGCACGCCCAAAAGTGGTATTAACCTGGGCTCCGCATATTAAACCTCTGCCACAGGCTGTACCAAATTCTTTCGCAGAGTGGATGTGTAAGGCTGAAGTTGATTTCACCATTGCCCAGCCCAAAGGTTATGAGCTTTGCACCGATTTTACCCGGGGAGCAAACATTGCTTATGACCAGGACGAAGCATTAAAAGGCGCCGACTTTATCTATGTAAAAAACTGGTCGGCCTACGAGCCTTACGGTAACATCCTCGGTAAAAACGAGGAGTGGATGCTGACCAACGAAAAGCTAAAGATCACCAATGATGCAAAAGTTATGCATTGCTTACCCGTACGCCGCAACCTGGAGCTTTCAGACGAAATTCTGGATGGGCCAAACTCAGTAGTAGTGCACGAAGCCGGTAACCGGGTCTGGGCTGCTCAGGCAGTACTAAAGCAAATGCTGGAAAGTTTGTAG
- a CDS encoding FMN-binding negative transcriptional regulator codes for MYIPSFNKFESEQEAISFMQRYSFATIVTSNNEVPVATHLPFIIEQRDDKLVLSSHFAKANPQATGIEGKNALVIFTEPHAYISPANYEKEANVPTWNYLAVHAYGKAALLTDTADLLARTIDNYEENYLQQWNNLPDDYKQKMMKGIVGFEIIVDDLQAKKKLSQNRSEQEKENIINTLSKSTNTTDNEIAEYMKLIKPKQ; via the coding sequence ATGTACATCCCATCATTCAACAAATTCGAAAGCGAGCAGGAAGCCATCAGCTTTATGCAACGCTACAGTTTCGCTACTATAGTTACATCTAATAATGAAGTACCGGTAGCTACGCACCTGCCATTTATAATTGAACAACGCGATGATAAGCTGGTCTTATCATCGCATTTTGCAAAAGCCAATCCACAGGCAACAGGTATAGAAGGCAAAAATGCACTCGTAATCTTTACCGAACCCCATGCCTATATATCACCCGCTAACTACGAAAAGGAAGCCAACGTACCAACATGGAACTATCTGGCCGTACATGCCTATGGAAAAGCAGCTTTATTAACCGATACTGCAGATCTGCTTGCCCGTACCATCGACAATTACGAAGAAAATTACCTGCAACAATGGAATAACCTTCCCGATGACTACAAGCAAAAAATGATGAAAGGGATTGTAGGTTTTGAAATTATAGTGGATGACCTTCAAGCCAAGAAAAAACTAAGCCAAAACCGCAGCGAACAGGAAAAAGAAAACATTATCAATACTTTAAGTAAAAGCACAAATACTACTGATAATGAGATAGCTGAATACATGAAGCTTATTAAACCCAAACAGTAA